One Fusarium musae strain F31 chromosome 6, whole genome shotgun sequence DNA segment encodes these proteins:
- the BFR2 gene encoding rRNA-processing protein bfr2 (EggNog:ENOG41~antiSMASH:Cluster_6.3~BUSCO:EOG09262WSH): MAKAKGRAKQFQDLDEPIAKDYDPEANVEVSEDGSGSEESEDENAGTEHYVSVGKSKLRKQEGLSLGPQYRGSRVSRDALEEESESEDENEDEESGGEEFDDPETADLARDEAEANDSEIESDDALGESDEERFKEFTFRGSSKPKKPVNKRATAADYMSSSDEGGAGVGEDEDDESESDEDDMDDGLDALVDGEEVSDDESDEDEDEEGLGEEEEEEEDDDSESDDETSEAKAKNAKPMMAALSTRPDVDKGLAIRQQRKAYDGLLNIRIRLQKALIAANTFDALDANPEPESEPYEAAEEAAIKLLNTISSLKDNFGPSRAGEKRKRELDVSMTTSEIWEQLQEEEQRSIQFREDRLEKWSRKVQSVNVTAPKGLESRNKTLVSALKEQLIDPDNRLAKRSRVPRSCAPAQAAKGASDDSSIYDDADFYQVLLKELVDQRTVEGSSGAGAGAAVPTVVLTAAKDVKSRKNVDRKASKGRKMRFTVHEKLQNFMAPEDRRAWEQSAIDRFFGTLFGRKMELNEDESEDDMDVDVEEAGLRLFRN; the protein is encoded by the exons ATGGCCAAAGCAAAGGGTCGCGCAAAGCAGTTTCAGGACTTGGACGAGCCTATCGCCAAGG ACTACGATCCCGAGGCCAATGTCGAAGTTAGTGAGGATGGCAGCGGTAGCGAAGAGAGCGAGGATGAGAACGCGGGTACCGAGCACTATGTTTCCGTGGGAAAGAGTAAATTGAGGAAACAAGAGGGCCTGTCACTTGGCCCCCAGTACCGAGGCTCTCGAGTCTCGCGAGATGCGCTCGAGGAAGAGAGCGAGTCTGAGGACGAaaatgaggacgaggagtCGGGTGGCGAGGAATTCGACGATCCTGAGACCGCGGATCTAGCACGCGACGAGGCTGAAGCCAACGACTCAGAAATCGAGAGTGACGACGCCCTTGGCGAAAGCGACGAGGAGCGCTTCAAGGAATTTACTTTCCGAGGAAGCTCCAAGCCCAAAAAGCCCGTTAACAAGCGAGCTACTGCTGCTGACTACATGTCTTCTTCCGATGAAGGTGGCGCTGGTGttggcgaagatgaggatgacgaatcCGAGTCCGATGAGGACGACATGGACGATGGCCTTGACGCTCTGGTCGATGGTGAGGAAGTCTCCGACGACGAGtcggatgaggatgaggatgaggagggcttgggagaagaggaggaggaagaagaggacgatgacagTGAAAGCGATGACGAGACATCAGAGGCGAAGGCTAAGAACGCAAAGCCTATGATGGCAGCTCTATCAACCCGACCCGATGTTGACAAGGGCTTGGCAATCCGTCAGCAGCGCAAGGCCTACGATGGGCTCCTTAACATTCGAATTCGTCTACAGAAAGCCCTCATTGCTGCCAACACCTTCGATGCCCTCGACGCCAACCCCGAGCCCGAATCGGAGCCCTAcgaggctgctgaagaggcagctatcaagctcctcaacacTATCAGCAGCCTTAAGGATAACTTTGGGCCGTCTCGAGCTGGcgagaagcgcaagcgcGAATTAGATGTGTCTATGACCACAAGCGAGATCTGGGAGCAATTacaagaagaggaacaaCGATCTATTCAATTCAGGGAGGATCGTCTTGAGAAGTGGTCTCGCAAGGTGCAATCTGTTAATGTCACAGCACCCAAGGGGCTCGAGTCGCGAAACAAGACCCTTGTCAGtgccctcaaggagcagcTCATTGATCCCGATAACCGCCTCGCCAAGCGCTCTCGCGTCCCTCGTTCGTGTGCCCCTGCACAAGCTGCCAAGGGTGCATCGGACGACAGCAGCATCTACGACGACGCCGACTTCTACCAGGTTCTCCTGAAGGAGCTTGTGGACCAGCGCACAGTGGAGGGCTCAtcgggagctggagctggagctgccGTTCCCACGGTCGTCCTCACAGCAGCCAAGGACGTCAAGTCACGAAAGAATGTTGACCGTAAGGCCAGCAAGGGCCGTAAGATGCGATTCACAGTTCATGAGAAGCTACAGAACTTCATGGCGCCTGAGGACCGACGTGCGTGGGAGCAGAGTGCTATTGACCGCTTCTTCGGCACGCTGTTTGGTCGCAAGATGGAGCTGAACGAAGACGAGAGCGAGGATGAtatggatgttgatgttgaggaggcaGGACTCCGGCTATTTAGAAACTAG
- a CDS encoding hypothetical protein (antiSMASH:Cluster_6.3), giving the protein MTVHINSLVSMLLPKNGFIFAAAANECKRRKIKCNGETPCQRCGNLNLACLYAPNCCSGNFKESDEFKQVTSQLGRLQEEVGWLHQTVKALQSEPARYSSLGDRTMTHGHGTPAVAPSPSHSSTSLNRQDSSKYGSFRGPTSMAFSLDVANNTINNMGYKGISDEENSHLNDGMGPMSTRPRDPLHEFDKDEMIRLCRLHEEEIGIMYPVLNIQTVISHAKNMATFLETLRQQSPRELVNDDKTLQLKIIMCCALVVEEHGHSDKAIRLFESMETVLNRKLMAEAADVATLPILALVAGYRFLSNDEVLAWRVMGHVARLCLELGIHQRTGLMRIQDEEERKNALVSFWSAYVLDRRWAFATGLPFVVQDEEIDSELPFPEEYPYLVAMITYSRIGAKVWRQVAHFGPVLARDLRSGELENVDQELLQWYEQIPEEVKVRNWDKEKHITSTPSYNLQRLRIWTYLRLNQMRIWLYTPVLHSATSIMAHPTQSERVVDIAKDTIRYLSHLNNTTNLYRRVQVFYHQFLTSAIAVVFLASVHAPVRFSASCREEFYMALELVKDLSAKSWASQRLWRTIRSLKDVAPRFGLNAEDDPQSTAALGMIGLARGHMEQQPFRKPSIPGQQSQAATPDSMAQNGSRIQAEMSRMFEGYVGLNGFQYNDNEGQQGSNAEVSEASNGGMFGVDGTVFPQFKEMY; this is encoded by the exons ATGACAGTACATATCAATAGCTTGGTCAGTATGCTTCTGCCAAAGAATGGGTTCATCTTCGCTGCGGCCGC CAATGAATGCAAGAGACGAAAAATAAAATGTAATGGCGAAACTCCCTGCCAACGATGCGGCAACCTCAACTTGGCCTGTCTATATGCCCCGAACTGCTGCTCCGGCAACTTTAAGGAATCCGACGAGTTCAAGCAGGTCACCTCACAACTAGGCCGccttcaagaagaagtcggCTGGCTACACCAAACCGTTAAGGCCCTTCAATCCGAACCTGCCCGATATTCCTCACTTGGTGACCGGACAATGACCCACGGCCACGGGACGCCGGCAGTCGCCCCTTCACCTTCTCATAGTTCTACTTCACTTAACCGTCAGGATAGTTCGAAATATGGTTCTTTCAGGGGCCCAACAAGTATGGCCTTCAGTCTCGACGTTGCCAATAATACGATCAACAACATGGGCTACAAAGGCATATCAGACGAGGAAAATTCACACCTAAACGATGGCATGGGCCCTATGTCGACACGGCCAAGAGATCCCCTCCACGAATTCGACAAGGACGAAATGATTCGCCTGTGTCGTCTGCATGAGGAAGAGATCGGTATCATGTACCCAGTGCTCAACATTCAAACCGTGATATCCCATGCCAAAAACATGGCCACATTTCTTGAAACCCTACGACAACAAAGCCCCAGAGAACTTGTCAACGATGACAAGACTCTACAGCTAAAGATCATCATGTGCTGTGCTCTAGTGGTAGAAGAGCATGGGCATAGTGATAAAGCCATTCGCCTGTTTGAGAGCATGGAAACGGTGCTCAACCGGAAACTCATGGCTGAGGCTGCGGATGTTGCAACCCTACCAATCCTGGCTCTTGTTGCCGGGTATAGATTTCTCTCCAACGATGAAGTTTTGGCTTGGCGAGTCATGGGTCACGTCGCACGATTATGTCTAGAGCTTGGCATTCATCAAAGAACAGGCCTGATGAGGAttcaggatgaagaagaacgtAAGAATGCTCTCGTCAGCTTTTGGTCGGCATATGTGCTGGATAGGCGATGGGCTTTCGCAACTGGGCTACCTTTTGTcgttcaagatgaagaaatcGATTCAGAGCTGCCATTTCCA GAGGAATACCCTTATCTTGTGGCCATGATCACCTATTCTCGGATAGGTGCAAAAGTGTGGCGACAAGTGGCTCATTTTGGACCGGTTCTAGCACGCGATTTACGCTCAGGGGAACTGGAGAATGTCGACCAGGAGTTGTTGCAGTGGTATGAACAGATTCCCGAAGAGGTCAAGGTTCGTAACTGGGATAAGGAGAAGCATATAACGTCGACTCCGTCCTATAATTTGCAACGCCTACGAATCTGGACATATTTACGCCTGAATCAA ATGCGGATCTGGCTTTACACCCCTGTTTTGCATAGCGCCACAAGCATCATGGCGCATCCCACGCAGTCAGAACGTGTAGTTGACATCGCCAAAGACACTATCCGATACCTTAGCCACTTGAATAACACAACCAACTTATACAGACGTGTGCAGGTTTTCTACCACCAATTCCTCACATCTGCGATTGCGGTCGTCTTCCTCGCGTCCGTTCACGCCCCGGTCCGCTTCAGCGCTTCCTGCCGTGAGGAGTTTTATATGGCCCTCGAGCTGGTAAAGGATTTATCCGCCAAGAGCTGGGCATCCCAGCGACTTTGGCGCACAATTCGATCACTCAAAGACGTGGCACCGCGATTTGGACTCAATGCTGAGGACGACCCCCAGTCAACAGCAGCGTTGGGGATGATAGGGCTTGCTCGAGGCCATATGGAACAACAGCCGTTCCGCAAGCCATCTATTCCTGGTCAGCAATCACAAGCTGCAACCCCAGACTCGATGGCACAGAACGGATCACGAATTCAAGCCGAGATGTCACGAATGTTCGAGGGCTATGTAGGGTTGAATGGATTCCAATACAACGATAATGAGGGACAACAAGGGTCGAATGCTGAGGTTTCTGAAGCGTCCAATGGCGGCATGTTTGGAGTTGATGGTACTGTCTTTCCTCAGTTCAAGGAGATGTACTAG
- a CDS encoding hypothetical protein (EggNog:ENOG41~antiSMASH:Cluster_6.3~SMCOG1024:chalcone and stilbene synthase domain protein), whose protein sequence is MSAPSTFGELGLSIIGISAEYPPYSLDYTCLNTLSDKFYPDTPSMQKVLGINRYTGIDTRSSIGTPDHPAVNKKDAPSIAELHTLFLSDGVPLAIRAARKAIDEAKIDKRLITHIVSTTCTDSANPGFDHFVAKGLGISHGVEKVLLHGVGCSGGLATLRTAANLALGHKARGLPARVLCVALEVSTTMVRSELDSINELQQTRIGACLFSDCGSAAVLSNGIGEPSEPVYDLLGWDHRTIPDTEDDLGFDVDPVGWKVVLTPRVPKLTAASIGPAFNDLKASLPQLPPDYQKAADFDWAMHPGGATILSGAERAMDITPEHQRASYDTYINHGNSSSATIFSVMDRLRSKDMDAMAPDGRVRDYVVGCAFGPGITVEMCMLKRNMSYGAGLPGLQTPPETPAETETEPSEIGDGDGEWGRESSGDPAESPDQYALFVADSLEHLDLD, encoded by the exons ATGTCAGCTCCAAGCACATTTGGAGAGCTGGGTCTCTCCATCATCGGAATCAGCGCCGAATATCCACCATATTCCCTAGATTATACCTGCCTCAACACCCTTAGTGACAAGTTCTATCCAGATACACCTTC TATGCAAAAGGTCCTCGGAATCAACAGATATACCGGAATTGACACACGGTCGTCCATTGGAACACCCGACCATCCAGCTGTTAACAAGAAAGATGCGCCCTCAATAGCAGAGCTCCACACTCTGTTCCTCTCTGATGGCGTTCCTCTCGCGATCCGAGCCGCTCGAAAGGCCATTGACGAGGCCAAGATTGACAAGAGATTGATTACCCACATTGTCTCCACAACATGTACAGATAGTGCAAACCCAGGCTTCGACCACTTTGTCGCAAAAGGTCTGGGCATATCGCATGGTGTAGAGAAGGTCTTGCTTCATGGTGTTGGTTGCAGCGGCGGACTGGCAACTCTCCGAACAGCCGCGAACCTGGCTCTTGGTCATAAAGCACGCGGTCTGCCCGCGCGCGTTCTGTGTGTAGCACTTGAGGTCAGCACCACTATGGTACGCAGTGAGCTAGATAGCATCAACGAGCTGCAGCAGACAAGAATAGGCGCGTGCCTCTTTTCGGACTGTGGTAGTGCCGCTGTATTGAGCAACGGTATCGGTGAACCCTCTGAACCGGTATATGACCTCCTCGGCTGGGACCACAGGACCATACCAGATACTGAGGATGACTTGGGGTTTGATGTTGACCCAGTCG GCTGGAAAGTTGTCCTCACACCTCGTGTCCCCAAGCTCACTGCCGCCTCAATTGGCCCAGCCTTCAACGACCTCAAGGCATCTCTGCCCCAACTCCCTCCAGACTATCAGAAAGCAGCCGACTTCGACTGGGCGATGCACCCTGGTGGCGCTACCATCCTGTCCGGCGCTGAGAGAGCCATGGATATCACACCGGAACACCAACGGGCAAGTTACGACACATATATCAATCATGGCAACTCAAGTTCAGCTACCATCTTCAGTGTCATGGATCGCCTACGTTCGAAAGATATGGATGCCATGGCGCCTGACGGACGCGTACGTGACTATGTCGTTGGTTGTGCTTTCGGTCCTGGCATCACAGTTGAGATGTGCATGTTGAAGCGGAATATGTCTTATGGCGCCGGCTTGCCTGGCCTACAAACTCCACCAGAAACACCGGCTGAAACGGAGACGGAGCCGAGTGAAATcggggatggagatggagagtgGGGCCGCGAGTCGAGCGGAGATCCGGCCGAGTCGCCGGATCAGTATGCGTTGTTTGTGGCCGACTCGTTGGAGCATCTAGATCTAGATTAG
- a CDS encoding hypothetical protein (EggNog:ENOG41~SMCOG1034:cytochrome P450~antiSMASH:Cluster_6.3): MANLSGNGIIFLQPRQRLFSWFHRCERLYGYETLHITVPTLPPGVIINSPQNLEFIFRHEGIFEKGDFFKQRSWDLFGHGIINVDGEFWRLQRKAGLRFLSTAALKTLTSDRLPEYLEQAIHVLEGKEAGRDVVDLQAVVHEVTTQLMGRMAYNMEMHADDDFTVAFEHASGATAERFQNPLWFATEMFFGTRMRRSIRTVKAYGHRIVQSAVADRKGMEGKTQSDAPGSLIQSLLDAIGDDDLVADAALNYLSAGRDTVAQALTWTLYLLMKHPEVTNKLCQSIQDLRDEVSDQDHPEDDPELLTPARLPYVLAVFYETLRLRPPIPFEIKQAQQETILPDGTFLPKGAVVLWCAWAMGRSHTTWGPDADEFRPERWLTTSPSGDVTVMQRSAAEFPVFNGGPRVCLGKKMAELVAVQTLARLLPLFDFRPAFEGERVSKSSLTLPMEGGLPVYVHARTTSET, translated from the exons ATGGCAAACCTCTCAG GGAATGGCATCATATTCCTTCAGCCTCGCCAGCGTCTCTTTTCCTGGTTCCACCGCTGTGAGCGTCTGTATGGCTACGAAACTCTCCATATCACTGTTCCTACTCTACCACCAGGTGTCATTATCAACAGCCCTCAGAACCTAGAGTTCATTTTCCGCCATGAGGGAATCTTTGAAAAGGGAGATTTCTTCAAACAGCGATCTTGGGACTTGTTCGGTCATGGCATCATCAACGTGGACGGCGAGTTCTGGCGCCTGCAGCGCAAGGCTGGTCTACGGTTTCTCTCAACAGCTGCTCTGAAGACTCTGACGAGTGACCGATTACCAGAGTACCTAGAACAAGCCATTCATGTTCTCGAGGGCAAAGAAGCTGGGAGAGATGTAGTGGACTTACAGGCCGTGGTCCACGAAGTGACGACGCAGCTGATGGGACGAATGGCATACAACATGGAGATGCACGCTGACGATGATTTTACCGTCGCTTTTGAGCATGCTTCAGGGGCTACAGCTGAAAGGTTCCAGAACCCACTATGGTTTGCGACAGAAATGTTCTTTGGAACTCGAATGCGACGTTCAATCAGAACTGTCAAGGCCTATGGGCATCGGATCGTCCAGAGCGCAGTTGCTGATCGCAAGGGAATGGAGGGAAAGACTCAGTCCGATGCGCCAGGAAGTCTCATTCAGTCTTTGCTGGATGCAATTGGTGACGACGACCTTGTAGCAGATGCTGCACTGAATTATCTCTCGGCAGGGAGAGATACTGTTGCTCAGGCACTTACGTGGACGCTATATTTGCTCATGAAGCACCCAGAAGTGACCAACAAGTTATGCCAATCGATCCAAGACCTACGAGATGAAGTCAGCGATCAAGATCACCCTGAGGACGACCCTGAACTTCTTACTCCGGCACGACTCCCCTACGTCCTAGCAGTCTTCTATGAAACCCTCCGCCTTCGACCTCCCATCCCCTTCGAAATCAAacaagctcagcaagaaACAATCCTTCCCGATGGAACATTCCTCCCAAAAGGTGCTGTCGTATTATGGTGTGCTTGGGCAATGGGCCGTTCTCACACAACTTGGGGCCCTGATGCAGATGAGTTTCGCCCAGAGCGATGGCTAACTACGTCCCCATCGGGTGATGTGACAGTCATGCAGCGTTCAGCAGCCGAGTTTCCTGTCTTCAATGGTGGACCTCGAGTATGTCTAGGGAAGAAAATGGCAGAGTTGGTTGCTGTACAGACATTGGCGAGGTTGTTACCTCTGTTTGACTTCAGACCTGCTTTTGAAGGTGAGAGAGTGAGCAAGAGTAGTCTGACTCTACCGATGGAGGGTGGTTTGCCGGTGTATGTGCATGCTAGAACGACCTCCGAGACATGA
- a CDS encoding hypothetical protein (EggNog:ENOG41~antiSMASH:Cluster_6.3) → MPKRKRGEPNLGDKLEKHCNDVSKALKAAKGLERQRYSKRLHEDGVESDKKERLEREVTVLKSLDLHQTARAHLYSSILKVKDLAASTNLPEEIRTGVPKPELTPEEQAALHNVTSALYNRELVKQAITRAITTFCQALDVPLPGKAKRVRKSKKEEKEEQPSDRIEEDPKAEAIPAMEDVRASIEKEDDVEEEESEFQGFSDHDDPVQEPEELDSEDEAQEEKSMSKYDHLLGGSSDSDSEDDFDDEKFERFKGKEKVNLDDISVSGSDAAPELGSESEEEEEEEEEEEEEEEEEEEEEEEEEEEEELSVSASPSPPPAKKKKSKDKATASARPRESTFLPTLMGGYISGSESASDVDVAPAKKRRGQRARQAIWEKKFGNKAKHLQKPAWETQRGRDSGWDGKRGAVEPGDGPRTPWKKGIRNPLAARQDGSARSETKPEVKRPPPKKDDEGPLHPSWAARKQAKDAEKTAAFAGSKITFD, encoded by the exons ATGCCAAAACGAAAGCGCGGGGAGCCCAATCTTGGggacaagcttgagaagcactGTAATGATGTCTCAAAGGCACTCAAGGCTGCAAAGGGCCTAGAGCGCCAGCGATATAGTAAGCGACTtcatgaagatggagttgagTCTGATAAGAAGGAAAGATTGGAACGGGAGGTGACGGTCTTGAAG TCTCTTGACCTTCATCAAACCGCGCGCGCTCACCTCTACTCGTCGatcctcaaagtcaaagaccTTGCTGCATCTACCAACCTCCCCGAAGAGATTCGCACCGGCGTTCCCAAACCCGAGCTTACCCCCGAAGAACAGGCTGCGCTACACAATGTTACCAGTGCACTATATAATCGTGAACTCGTCAAACAGGCAATCACTCGCGCCATCACCACCTTCTGCCAAGCCCTCGATGTCCCTCTACCCGGAAAAGCGAAACGCGTACGAAAgtccaagaaggaagagaaagaggaacaACCGTCCGATAGGATAGAAGAGGATCCCAAGGCTGAGGCTATACCTGCTATGGAAGATGTGCGAGCGTCAATTGAAAAGGAggacgatgttgaagaggaagaatcgGAATTCCAGGGATTCTCAGATCATGACGATCCTGTTCAGGAACCTGAAGAGCTTGAcagtgaagatgaagcgcAGGAAGAGAAATCCATGTCCAAGTATGATCACTTGCTAGGCGGCTCCTCCGATTCCGATTCCGAAGACGATTTCGACGATGAGAAATTCGAGCGCTTCAAGGGCAAAGAGAAGGTCAATCTGGACGACATATCCGTTTCTGGCTCAGATGCCGCACCAGAGCTCGGTTCCGaatcagaagaagaagaagaagaagaagaagaagaagaagaagaagaagaagaagaagaagaagaagaagaagaagaagaagaagaagaagaactctCTGTATCAGCTTCGCCCTCGCCACctccagccaagaagaagaagagcaaggacAAGGCAACGGCATCCGCTCGTCCTCGTGAATCGACCTTCCTACCCACACTCATGGGTGGTTACATCTCAGGTTCTGAGTCCGCTTCCGACGTAGATGTTGCCCCAGCAAAGAAACGTCGCGGCCAACGAGCCCGCCAGGCAATTTGGGAGAAGAAATTCGGTAACAAGGCCAAGCACTTACAAAAGCCTGCGTGGGAAACACAACGCGGACGCGATTCTGGATGGGATGGTAAGCGTGGTGCTGTAGAGCCTGGAGATGGTCCACGAACACCCTGGAAGAAGGGCATTCGCAATCCTCTTGCGGCCAGACAAGACGGTAGTGCGCGATCGGAGACCAAGCCTGAGGTGAAGAGGCCGCCTccgaagaaggatgatgaaggaCCGTTGCATCCTAGCTGGGCAGCCAGGAAGCAAGCGAAGGATGCAGAGAAGACAGCGGCATTTGCGGGATCCAAGATTACATTTGACTAG
- the MIC33 gene encoding putative mitochondrial 2-oxoglutarate/malate carrier protein (EggNog:ENOG41~antiSMASH:Cluster_6.3), with amino-acid sequence MSQSLKQAAESARSKTSDVLGAARGDSAAIANDILHTPLMRAALPFINGGISGMVATTVIQPVDMVKVRIQLAGEGTASGPKPSPLSVTRQIIASGKVLDLYTGLSAGLLRQAVYTTARLGMFDTLMGNLSARAKADGRSVGFSERATAGLTAGGIAAMIGNPADLALIRMQSDGLKPLAERKNYKSVIDALTSIAKSEGVGALWAGAAPTVARAMALNFGQLAFFSEAKVQLKNNTDLSARTQTLTASAIAGFFASFFSLPFDFVKTRLQKQSKGPDGKLPYRSMMDCFSKVAKQEGLGRFYRGFGTYYVRIAPHAMVTLIVADYLGWITK; translated from the exons ATGAGCCAGTCACTTAAGCAAGCAGCTGAATCAGCTCGCTCAAAGACCAGCGATGTGCTGGGAGCTGCTCGAGGTGACTCGGCCGCTATTGCCAATGACATCCTTCACACTCCTCTCATGAGGGCCGCCCTTCCCTTCATCAACGGCGGTATCAGCGGTATGGTGGCCACGACCGTCATCCAGCCTGTCGACATGGTCAAGGTCCGCATCCAACTCGCTGGCGAGGGAACTGCTTCTGGCCCTAAGCCTTCTCCCCTCTCCGTCACTCGACAGATTATCGCCAGTGGAAAAGTCCTTGACCTATACACTGGTCTCTCGGCTGGTCTTTTGCGCCAGGCCGTCTACACCACGGCCCGCTTGGGCATGTTCGACACGCTCATGGGAAACCTGTCCGCCCGAGCCAAAGCTGATGGCCGCTCAGTCGGTTTCTCAGAACGAGCAACTGCTGGTCTCACTGCCGGTGGTATCGCTGCCATGATTGGTAACCCTGCCGATCTCGCCCTCATCCGAATGCAGAGTGACGGCCTCAAGCCCCTTGCTGAGCGAAAGAACTACAAGTCTGTCATTGATGCGCTCACCAGCATCGCCAAGAGCGAAGGTGTCGGTGCTCTCTGGGCCGGTGCTGCTCCCACAGTCGCACGAGCCATGGCTCTCAACTTTGGTCAGCTGGCTTTCTTCAGTGAAGCCAAGGTCcagctcaagaacaacaccgATCTCTCCGCCCGCACCCAGACTCTCACTGCCAGCGCCATTGCTGGTTTCTtcgcctccttcttctcgttgccCTTCGACTTTGTCAAGACACGTCTCCAGAAGCAATCCAAGGGACCTGACGGCAAGCTGCCCTACCGCAGCATGATGGACTGCTTCTCCAAGGTTGCTAAGCAAGAGGGTCTCGGCCGCTTTTACCGTGGTTTCGGTACATACTACGTCCGTATCGCTCCTCACGC TATGGTGACATTGATCGTTGCTGATTACCTTGGCTGGATCACCAAATAA
- a CDS encoding hypothetical protein (antiSMASH:Cluster_6.3), whose product MCYRSITHTMHCDARPVISDGSKVYTDPFASPLPCSCSPEHFVPSYLRCEDHGCCMKKVRMNWCPHVADCNEVYEVHRYVQSYRQPRNIWGPIDTHGDSFDSLWSLPMIQEKKKTWKYAPNLEKCLFTGKIPHLTAVPPPFCKAVENLANIGRLIVQTQAQLGALHNNAAVGRIWHDYFHGEACSRVLNEWECPQQGPIVDAELLVEEKAKDLVKQKEIFNTCWTFIQGMVLCRQVGKDLVIQNVPVVWDL is encoded by the coding sequence ATGTGCTACCGAAGCATCACTCACACTATGCACTGCGATGCGCGGCCTGTCATTTCCGATGGTAGCAAAGTCTACACTGACCCGTTCGCCTCTCCCCTCCCATGCAGCTGTAGCCCTGAGCATTTCGTGCCAAGTTACCTTCGATGCGAGGATCATGGTTGCTGTATGAAGAAGGTCAGAATGAATTGGTGTCCTCACGTCGCTGATTGCAACGAGGTCTACGAGGTTCATCGCTATGTCCAGTCTTATCGTCAACCACGAAATATCTGGGGTCCCATTGACACGCACGGCGACAGCTTCGATTCTCTCTGGAGCCTTCCGATGAttcaggagaagaaaaagacttggAAATATGCTCCGAATTTGGAGAAATGTCTCTTCACTGGAAAGATTCCACACTTGACGGCTGTCCCGCCTCCTTTTTGCAAAGCTGTTGAGAACCTTGCCAACATTGGCCGTCTTATTGTCCAGACACAAGCTCAGTTGGGTGCTCTTCACAATAACGCTGCTGTTGGAAGAATCTGGCACGATTATTTCCACGGAGAAGCTTGCTCTCGTGTGCTTAATGAGTGGGAGTGCCCACAACAAGGACCTATCGTAGATGCAGAACTGCTTGTAGAGGAAAAGGCTAAGGACCTCGTGAAGCAGAAGGAGATCTTCAACACATGCTGGACCTTCATTCAGGGCATGGTGCTTTGTCGCCAAGTAGGCAAAGACCTTGTGATCCAGAATGTACCAGTTGTTTGGGATCTGTAG